The following proteins are co-located in the Parafannyhessea umbonata genome:
- a CDS encoding UDP-N-acetylmuramoyl-tripeptide--D-alanyl-D-alanine ligase: MVKISVPDMVRATGADVVIEVPGGVVEGVQTDSRAVGTGTCFVCFPGERVDGNKFAPAAVEEGAAAVVMTREPDESLLALARERGCSVLRAKDDDPEEFMLRLAGAWRRMNPQWVVVGVTGSVGKTTTKDMLRASLATRYRVHATAGNFNNLIGLPITILSADSADEVLVCEMGMNHKGELTRLAAAALPTVSLITNVGTSHIGLLGSRENIARAKAEILSGMRPTAEPQSGVSPMLAMTSDNDFAPLIEREYATPAGVECIYVGTGEKDDVRASDVRLDGEGHPSFSLGFADGWSRGVTLDVPGKAVVQDFLLAIAVCDRLGVDRDAAADAMEHMPRTGMRLEVIRTAGKPSMIDDSYNASPSSIAAALDVLCSMECAGRRVAVLGEVGELGGESARLHGYIGAYAAAKPIDLLVLVGADDARQMREAALTMGFSEDRLELFPDVDSAVATIGAVLGPDDLVLAKGSRSAGLDQFVKGVLA; encoded by the coding sequence ATGGTAAAGATCTCCGTTCCTGACATGGTTCGCGCGACCGGCGCGGACGTGGTGATCGAGGTCCCCGGCGGCGTCGTCGAGGGCGTCCAGACAGACTCGCGCGCCGTGGGCACCGGCACGTGCTTCGTGTGCTTCCCGGGCGAGCGGGTCGATGGCAACAAGTTTGCCCCCGCCGCGGTGGAGGAGGGTGCCGCCGCGGTCGTCATGACGCGCGAACCCGACGAGTCGCTGCTTGCCCTTGCGCGCGAGCGCGGCTGCTCCGTGCTGAGGGCGAAGGACGACGATCCCGAGGAGTTCATGCTGCGCCTCGCCGGCGCCTGGCGGCGCATGAACCCGCAGTGGGTCGTCGTGGGCGTCACGGGGTCGGTCGGCAAGACCACCACGAAGGACATGCTGAGGGCGTCTCTTGCCACGCGCTACCGCGTGCACGCCACCGCCGGCAACTTCAACAACCTCATCGGGCTCCCGATTACCATCCTCTCCGCCGACAGCGCGGACGAGGTGCTGGTGTGCGAGATGGGCATGAACCACAAGGGCGAGCTCACGCGCCTTGCCGCCGCGGCGCTCCCCACCGTGTCGCTCATCACGAACGTGGGCACCAGCCACATAGGGCTACTGGGCTCGCGCGAGAACATCGCCCGCGCGAAGGCCGAGATACTATCCGGCATGCGCCCGACCGCCGAGCCACAATCCGGCGTGAGCCCCATGCTCGCCATGACGTCTGACAACGACTTCGCACCGCTCATCGAGCGCGAGTACGCCACGCCTGCGGGCGTTGAGTGCATCTACGTGGGCACGGGCGAGAAGGACGACGTCCGCGCCTCTGATGTTCGCCTTGACGGGGAGGGGCACCCGTCCTTCTCGCTCGGCTTTGCCGACGGATGGTCGAGGGGCGTGACGCTGGACGTTCCCGGAAAGGCCGTCGTTCAGGACTTCCTGCTCGCGATTGCCGTCTGCGACCGCCTGGGCGTGGACCGCGACGCCGCGGCCGACGCGATGGAGCACATGCCGCGCACCGGCATGAGGCTCGAGGTCATCCGTACCGCGGGCAAGCCCAGCATGATCGACGACTCGTACAACGCGAGCCCCAGCTCCATCGCGGCGGCGCTCGACGTGCTGTGCTCCATGGAGTGCGCCGGCCGGAGGGTTGCCGTCCTGGGCGAGGTGGGCGAGCTCGGCGGCGAGTCGGCGCGCCTGCACGGTTACATCGGCGCGTACGCCGCCGCAAAGCCAATAGACCTGTTGGTGCTCGTGGGAGCGGACGATGCCCGCCAGATGCGCGAGGCCGCGCTCACCATGGGCTTCTCGGAGGACAGGCTCGAGCTCTTCCCGGACGTGGACTCCGCCGTCGCGACCATCGGCGCGGTGCTGGGCCCGGATGACCTCGTACTAGCAAAGGGCTCGAGGTCGGCCGGCCTCGACCAGTTCGTCAAGGGAGTGTTGGCCTGA
- the mraY gene encoding phospho-N-acetylmuramoyl-pentapeptide-transferase — translation MFGNPSYPTYQIFLAAVIAAAIVLVLMPLFIRLMRHEGIGQQVRADGPQRHLVKQGTPTMGGVVILAAVLITCAIQARWTMDLVLAVLATYLTGSLGLLDDIESVAHKRSLGLTPSQKMAGLILISVAFCVLAVNFCGVTPSVAFPGGAALDLGVLTTTVKVGGTAVRLPWLYMFFVFLLMAGLSNAVNLTDGLDGLAGGCTLVVMLIMGMVAFSYGERNLAIFAAAISGALVGFLWYNCYPASIFMGDTGSLALGAAFASLAVLTKTEICSLVMGGLFIVEALSVIIQVVSFKATGKRVFLMAPIHHHFEKKGWSETKVVIRFWIVSAAFAVLGFALYFQLR, via the coding sequence ATGTTTGGAAACCCGAGCTATCCCACGTACCAGATCTTCCTAGCGGCCGTGATCGCCGCGGCCATCGTGCTCGTGCTCATGCCGCTCTTCATCAGGCTCATGCGCCACGAGGGCATAGGCCAGCAGGTCAGGGCGGACGGCCCGCAGAGGCACCTCGTCAAGCAGGGCACGCCCACCATGGGCGGCGTCGTGATCTTGGCGGCGGTCCTCATCACGTGCGCGATTCAGGCCCGCTGGACCATGGACCTCGTGCTCGCGGTGCTCGCGACCTACCTCACCGGCTCGCTTGGCCTCCTGGACGACATCGAGAGCGTCGCGCACAAGCGCTCGCTCGGCCTCACGCCCTCGCAGAAGATGGCCGGCCTCATCCTGATCTCCGTCGCGTTCTGCGTGCTCGCGGTCAACTTCTGCGGCGTGACGCCCAGCGTGGCGTTCCCGGGCGGCGCCGCGCTCGACCTCGGCGTCCTCACGACGACGGTCAAGGTTGGCGGCACGGCCGTCAGGCTGCCGTGGCTGTACATGTTCTTCGTGTTCCTGCTGATGGCCGGCCTCTCGAACGCCGTGAACCTCACGGACGGCCTCGACGGCCTCGCCGGCGGCTGCACGCTCGTCGTCATGCTCATCATGGGCATGGTCGCGTTCAGCTACGGCGAGAGGAACCTCGCCATCTTCGCCGCGGCCATATCCGGGGCGCTCGTAGGTTTCCTGTGGTACAACTGCTATCCCGCGTCCATCTTCATGGGCGACACGGGATCGCTCGCCCTCGGCGCCGCGTTCGCGTCGCTTGCGGTCCTCACGAAGACCGAGATCTGCTCGCTCGTGATGGGCGGACTGTTCATCGTGGAGGCGCTCAGCGTCATCATCCAGGTCGTCAGCTTCAAGGCGACGGGCAAGAGGGTGTTCCTCATGGCGCCCATCCACCATCACTTCGAGAAGAAGGGCTGGAGCGAGACGAAGGTCGTCATCCGCTTCTGGATCGTCTCCGCGGCGTTCGCCGTCCTCGGATTCGCGCTCTACTTCCAGCTTCGCTAG
- the murD gene encoding UDP-N-acetylmuramoyl-L-alanine--D-glutamate ligase yields MENKLGDVCVLGLGKTGREVARYLCGQARGRVGSVTLYGGASSSEGDATRELEALGVRVVVGTEEVEGAYDLAVSSPGISEFSAFFSSAREHSREIIGEPEFAWRESPYKWVAITGTNGKTTTTTLSTALLHEGGLSAVAVGNIGNLCTGEVAARTPDEWFVAELSSFQLACTRLLHPRVACLLNVTPDHVEWHGSIEAYAAAKEKVFQNLDAGNLAIVSEEDSWCQAVISRLEARGLRVCHLNVHAQPQEPCAAFVRDGRLVVRLDGKEHDLMATTEVPIAGDHNLQNVLAASALALELGVSAQDVARGVRAFHALEHRIEPCGEVAGVRFVNDSKATNTDSVQKALTAFPKGHVVLLLGGHDKGTDLAPLAADVVRDCKAAVCFGAAGERIASALEDALAEGDGTTRVVRAPHLREAFDAAVSEAAPGDVVLLSPACSSFDEFGNMAERGRAFKQMVSDLGKKRES; encoded by the coding sequence ATGGAAAACAAGTTGGGCGACGTGTGCGTCCTCGGGCTCGGCAAGACCGGCCGCGAGGTCGCGCGCTACCTCTGCGGGCAGGCGCGTGGGCGCGTGGGCTCCGTCACGCTCTACGGGGGCGCGAGCTCGAGCGAGGGCGACGCCACGCGCGAGCTCGAGGCGCTTGGCGTTCGCGTCGTCGTCGGCACTGAGGAGGTCGAGGGAGCGTACGACCTTGCGGTGTCGTCTCCCGGCATATCCGAGTTCTCCGCGTTCTTCTCGTCCGCGCGCGAGCACTCCCGCGAGATCATCGGCGAACCGGAGTTCGCGTGGCGCGAGAGCCCGTACAAGTGGGTCGCCATCACCGGCACCAACGGCAAGACCACCACGACCACGCTCTCGACGGCTCTCCTGCACGAGGGCGGCCTATCCGCCGTCGCCGTCGGCAACATCGGCAACCTCTGCACCGGCGAGGTCGCCGCGCGCACGCCGGACGAGTGGTTCGTGGCGGAGCTCTCCAGCTTTCAGCTCGCGTGCACGCGCCTTCTGCACCCGCGCGTCGCGTGCCTGCTCAACGTCACGCCGGACCACGTGGAGTGGCACGGCTCGATCGAGGCGTACGCCGCGGCAAAGGAGAAGGTCTTCCAGAACCTCGACGCGGGCAACCTCGCGATCGTGAGCGAGGAGGACTCGTGGTGCCAGGCCGTTATCTCGCGCCTGGAGGCGCGGGGGCTGCGCGTGTGCCACCTGAACGTGCACGCACAGCCGCAGGAGCCGTGCGCCGCGTTCGTGCGCGACGGAAGGCTCGTCGTGCGCCTGGATGGCAAGGAGCACGACCTTATGGCGACGACCGAGGTCCCCATCGCGGGCGACCACAACCTACAGAACGTCCTTGCGGCCTCAGCGCTCGCGCTTGAGCTCGGCGTCTCGGCGCAGGACGTCGCACGCGGCGTTCGCGCGTTCCACGCCCTCGAGCACCGCATCGAGCCGTGCGGCGAGGTCGCGGGCGTGCGCTTCGTGAACGACTCCAAGGCCACGAACACCGACTCCGTGCAGAAGGCGCTCACGGCGTTTCCCAAGGGCCACGTCGTGCTCCTGCTCGGCGGCCACGACAAGGGCACGGACCTCGCGCCGCTTGCCGCAGACGTCGTGCGCGACTGCAAGGCGGCCGTGTGCTTCGGCGCGGCGGGGGAGCGCATCGCCTCCGCGCTCGAGGACGCGCTTGCGGAGGGCGACGGCACCACGAGGGTCGTGCGCGCCCCGCACCTGCGCGAGGCGTTCGACGCCGCCGTGTCCGAGGCCGCACCGGGTGACGTGGTGCTCCTCTCGCCCGCGTGCTCGTCCTTCGACGAGTTCGGCAACATGGCGGAGCGCGGGCGCGCGTTCAAGCAGATGGTAAGTGACCTGGGGAAGAAAAGAGAGAGCTAG
- a CDS encoding FtsW/RodA/SpoVE family cell cycle protein, with protein sequence MQRVESAGQTTARRTVEAGHGAFADRYIFGVPARFMAPRLLFLGAVAFLALFGLTMIYSSSSITALSSADAHYNAAFYLQRQLLFGAVGIVLAFVIARFDYHLWVRKLLVVEWLVTLILLLLVLTPFAGSDAYGATRWIQVGPVNLQPSEFAKITLILVAANLISEYYEGTTYDSRELITFLVFGIVVPALLILRQPDKGTFTVVAVTLIIMLYFGGAPGKLCIGLLVLGIATLALVSYAQPYSRARIEIMMNPWSDPYDKGYQLVQGLYAFGSGGVFGVGIGMSKQKYSYLPMAYNDFIFAVVGEELGLVGTLGMVAAFVVLLWAGLKIARYAPDLSGQLAAVGCTFIIVAQMLLNVSGVLCMFPLSGKPIPFVSYGGSSIMSSLMLAGVVMSVSLQSKLPQTEYDDRRSEWSVTSAPRQESFVGEPTPRSARRTSVPLAGTATSAEPTRGRFTVLGGGREPGAERAGGSSTSPEQLRREREMRARANGARVTSDRRGRTRIDLGPSASDRLRTRNQGPEVRGYDGPTRDRRRDRRGR encoded by the coding sequence ATGCAGCGTGTAGAGTCGGCAGGCCAGACAACGGCGAGAAGGACGGTCGAGGCCGGCCACGGCGCGTTCGCTGATCGCTACATCTTCGGGGTTCCCGCGCGCTTCATGGCGCCGCGCCTGCTCTTTCTGGGCGCCGTCGCGTTCCTTGCGCTCTTTGGCCTCACGATGATCTACTCGTCGTCGTCCATAACGGCGCTGTCATCGGCGGACGCCCACTATAACGCCGCGTTCTACCTGCAGCGCCAGCTGCTCTTCGGCGCGGTGGGCATTGTGCTCGCGTTCGTGATCGCGCGCTTCGACTACCACCTGTGGGTCCGAAAGCTGCTCGTGGTGGAGTGGCTTGTCACCTTGATTCTCCTGCTGCTGGTGCTCACGCCGTTTGCGGGGTCGGACGCATACGGCGCGACGCGCTGGATCCAGGTGGGCCCCGTGAACCTGCAGCCGTCCGAGTTCGCCAAGATCACGCTCATCCTGGTCGCGGCGAACCTCATCAGCGAGTACTACGAGGGTACGACGTACGACTCGCGCGAGCTGATCACGTTCCTCGTGTTTGGCATCGTGGTGCCCGCCCTCCTCATCTTACGGCAGCCGGACAAGGGCACCTTCACGGTCGTCGCCGTGACGCTCATCATCATGCTGTACTTCGGCGGCGCGCCCGGCAAGCTGTGCATTGGCCTCCTGGTCCTGGGCATCGCGACCCTTGCCCTCGTCTCGTACGCGCAGCCGTACTCGCGCGCCCGCATCGAGATCATGATGAACCCGTGGTCGGACCCGTACGACAAGGGCTACCAACTCGTCCAGGGGCTGTACGCGTTCGGATCCGGCGGCGTGTTCGGCGTGGGAATCGGCATGTCGAAGCAGAAGTACAGCTACCTGCCCATGGCGTACAACGACTTCATCTTCGCCGTCGTGGGCGAGGAGCTGGGGCTCGTGGGCACGCTCGGCATGGTCGCTGCGTTCGTCGTGCTGCTGTGGGCGGGCCTCAAGATCGCGCGCTACGCCCCGGACCTCTCGGGCCAGCTCGCCGCCGTGGGGTGCACGTTCATCATCGTCGCGCAGATGCTACTCAACGTGAGCGGCGTGCTATGCATGTTCCCACTTTCCGGAAAGCCGATTCCGTTCGTCTCGTATGGCGGTTCGTCCATCATGAGCAGCCTCATGCTCGCGGGCGTCGTCATGTCCGTGTCGCTTCAGAGCAAGCTGCCCCAGACGGAATACGACGACCGCAGGAGCGAGTGGAGCGTGACGTCCGCGCCCAGGCAGGAGTCGTTTGTGGGAGAGCCCACCCCCAGGAGCGCGCGTCGGACGAGCGTGCCGCTTGCCGGTACGGCCACGTCCGCGGAGCCCACACGCGGCAGGTTCACGGTGCTCGGCGGCGGCCGCGAGCCCGGAGCCGAGCGTGCGGGGGGCTCCTCCACGAGTCCGGAGCAGCTCAGGCGCGAGCGAGAGATGCGCGCCAGGGCGAATGGTGCTAGAGTCACTTCCGACAGGCGGGGCAGGACGCGCATCGACCTGGGGCCGAGCGCGAGCGACCGCCTGAGGACCAGAAACCAGGGTCCCGAGGTGAGGGGCTACGATGGCCCGACCCGGGATAGAAGGAGGGACAGGCGTGGCAGATAG
- the murG gene encoding undecaprenyldiphospho-muramoylpentapeptide beta-N-acetylglucosaminyltransferase, whose product MADSLRVAIAAGGTAGHINPALALAEELAARGHQVEFFGQPKKLESTLVPQAGFPFNPIDVTGFDRSRPWTLVSALWRMRAAQKTIGRHFGSSRPDVAVGFGAYIELPLINWCHAQGIPCVIHEQNSVPGLANKTSAAKVKTVCVSLPVAIDAFRGKVGPDTQIVVTGNPVRQSVIRADRAEGRRNLGIPKDATMLLVFGGSLGARHLNQGVAALKSKLLSRKDLYVIHSTGKGEYDSVVNELALTQDEAARWRVMPYIDRMGEALAAADLVLSRAGASSVAEIAALAVPSMLVPYPFATADHQTTNARYLVDAGAAVLLPDEKIDAPEFEDDLLGLVDDPARRQAMRDAARGLAQDKAALALADQVESAAALKA is encoded by the coding sequence GTGGCAGATAGCTTGAGGGTGGCAATCGCCGCCGGCGGAACCGCGGGCCACATCAACCCGGCGCTCGCGCTGGCAGAGGAGCTCGCCGCGCGCGGGCATCAGGTGGAGTTCTTCGGCCAGCCCAAGAAGCTGGAGTCCACGCTCGTGCCGCAGGCGGGCTTCCCGTTCAACCCCATCGACGTCACGGGCTTCGACCGCTCGCGTCCCTGGACGCTCGTCTCGGCGCTGTGGCGCATGCGTGCCGCCCAGAAGACCATCGGCCGCCACTTCGGCTCTTCTCGCCCGGACGTCGCGGTGGGCTTTGGCGCCTACATCGAGCTGCCACTCATCAACTGGTGCCACGCGCAGGGCATCCCCTGCGTCATCCACGAGCAGAACTCCGTGCCGGGGCTTGCCAACAAGACGTCCGCCGCGAAGGTGAAGACGGTGTGCGTGTCGCTTCCCGTCGCGATTGACGCGTTCAGGGGCAAGGTCGGGCCCGACACCCAGATCGTCGTCACGGGCAACCCCGTCAGGCAGAGCGTCATCCGCGCCGACCGCGCGGAGGGCCGTCGCAACCTCGGCATCCCAAAGGACGCCACGATGCTTCTCGTCTTCGGCGGAAGCCTCGGCGCGCGTCACCTCAACCAGGGGGTCGCAGCCCTTAAGTCCAAGCTCCTCTCGCGCAAGGACCTCTACGTCATCCACTCCACGGGCAAGGGCGAGTACGACTCCGTCGTGAACGAGCTCGCCCTCACGCAGGACGAGGCCGCGCGCTGGCGCGTCATGCCCTACATCGACCGCATGGGCGAGGCCCTTGCGGCCGCGGACCTCGTGCTCTCACGCGCCGGAGCTTCCTCCGTGGCAGAGATCGCGGCGCTCGCCGTGCCGAGCATGCTCGTGCCGTATCCCTTCGCGACGGCGGACCACCAGACCACGAACGCCCGCTACCTCGTGGACGCGGGCGCCGCGGTGCTCCTTCCGGACGAGAAGATCGACGCGCCCGAGTTTGAGGACGACCTCCTCGGCCTCGTGGATGACCCCGCCCGCCGTCAGGCCATGCGAGACGCGGCCCGAGGCCTCGCCCAGGACAAGGCGGCCCTCGCCCTCGCCGACCAAGTGGAAAGTGCCGCGGCGCTCAAGGCGTAG
- the murC gene encoding UDP-N-acetylmuramate--L-alanine ligase — protein MANDIQRVSSAHFIGIGGAGMSGIALVLHERGCKVTGSDLKESRYVRELEKAGITVHVGHRASTIDEVAPEVVVTSSAIPETNPEVIRARELGIPVWPRAKMLSYLSIDATTVAVAGTHGKTTTSSMVATMLDHLGKDPSFLIGGIVEEYGTNGRNGKGGYFVCEADESDGSFLYLDPDVVVITNIEADHLDHYGTLENIEKTFCKFMDLVGDAGTVIINGDVEHYVELAKSTGRRVVTYGFDEKNDYVCLPDPGEHHKLASHFGVRVPSGKVVKVEIMANPGRHNMANATAAIAVADVLGMDTEDAAVALSGFKGAHRRFTHVGDVDGITVVDDYGHHPTEIKATLAAAKDLQFDRIVCVFQPHRYSRTQALADMFGTAFDDADVLIVTDVFSAGETPIPGVTGKTVSNKVLEKGHVSDVTYIPSRRDVVSHLVEVCRPGDLLITQGAGDVTSIGPSFIKAKAEQDKDAEA, from the coding sequence ATGGCTAACGACATCCAGCGCGTCAGCAGCGCGCACTTCATCGGCATCGGCGGCGCCGGCATGAGCGGCATCGCCCTCGTACTGCACGAGCGCGGTTGCAAGGTCACCGGCTCTGACCTCAAGGAGTCCCGCTACGTCCGCGAGCTCGAGAAGGCGGGCATCACCGTCCACGTGGGACACCGCGCCTCCACCATAGACGAGGTCGCGCCCGAGGTCGTCGTCACCTCATCCGCCATCCCCGAGACCAACCCCGAGGTCATTCGCGCCCGCGAGCTCGGCATCCCCGTGTGGCCCAGGGCGAAGATGCTCTCGTACCTCTCCATCGACGCGACTACGGTCGCCGTCGCAGGCACGCACGGCAAGACCACCACGTCGAGCATGGTCGCGACCATGCTCGACCACCTCGGAAAGGACCCGTCGTTCCTCATCGGCGGCATCGTCGAGGAGTACGGCACGAACGGCCGCAACGGCAAGGGAGGCTACTTCGTGTGCGAGGCGGACGAGTCCGACGGCTCGTTCCTCTACCTCGACCCGGACGTCGTCGTGATCACGAACATCGAGGCGGACCACCTGGACCACTACGGGACGCTCGAGAACATCGAGAAGACGTTCTGCAAGTTCATGGACCTCGTGGGAGACGCCGGTACCGTGATCATCAACGGCGACGTCGAGCACTACGTCGAGCTCGCGAAGTCCACGGGCCGCAGGGTCGTGACGTACGGCTTCGACGAGAAGAACGACTACGTCTGCCTGCCCGATCCCGGCGAGCACCACAAGCTCGCCTCGCACTTCGGCGTCAGGGTCCCGTCCGGCAAGGTCGTGAAGGTCGAGATCATGGCGAACCCCGGTCGCCACAACATGGCAAACGCCACGGCCGCCATCGCGGTCGCGGACGTCCTCGGGATGGACACCGAGGACGCGGCCGTCGCCCTCTCTGGCTTCAAGGGTGCGCACCGTCGCTTCACGCACGTGGGCGACGTGGACGGAATAACCGTCGTGGATGACTACGGCCACCACCCCACGGAGATCAAGGCTACGCTCGCGGCCGCGAAGGACCTGCAGTTCGACCGCATCGTCTGCGTGTTCCAGCCGCACCGCTACTCGCGCACCCAGGCGCTGGCCGACATGTTCGGCACCGCGTTCGACGACGCGGACGTCCTCATAGTGACGGACGTGTTCTCTGCCGGCGAGACTCCCATCCCGGGCGTCACCGGCAAGACCGTCTCGAACAAGGTGCTCGAGAAGGGCCACGTCTCAGACGTGACGTACATCCCAAGCCGTAGGGACGTCGTGAGCCACCTCGTCGAGGTCTGCCGCCCCGGCGACCTCCTCATCACCCAGGGCGCGGGCGACGTCACCTCAATCGGACCCTCCTTCATCAAGGCGAAGGCGGAGCAGGATAAGGATGCAGAGGCCTAG
- the murB gene encoding UDP-N-acetylmuramate dehydrogenase, with protein sequence MSIFNAYMALSGAYDADVTRDERLSHHTTYRIGGPAALFVKVNSYPALLKTIEILGREGVDWVVLGKGSNILAADRGYDGCVIVLGREFSRISFDGSEVTAGAGATIARLVSETLSHSLSGLECLVGIPGTVGGAVSMDAGTRHEWIGARVKDVVTLRPGEGLHRYAGSDIEWGYRYTDIPTSEIILEATFALVPDEKAAIAERMEALVARRRLRQPLGKPSCGSVFRNPGSRSVGQLIDSCGLKGYSVGGACVSDMHANFIVNNGGARAADVIAVMSRVHDTVLDKYGIDLVPEVKCLGFGA encoded by the coding sequence GTGAGCATCTTCAACGCATACATGGCGCTGTCCGGTGCCTACGACGCGGACGTCACGAGGGACGAGAGGCTGTCCCACCACACGACGTACCGCATCGGGGGGCCGGCGGCGCTCTTCGTCAAGGTGAACTCGTACCCCGCGCTGCTTAAGACGATCGAGATCCTTGGTCGCGAGGGCGTGGACTGGGTCGTGCTTGGCAAGGGCTCGAACATCCTGGCCGCGGACCGTGGCTACGACGGCTGCGTCATCGTACTCGGTCGCGAGTTCTCGCGCATATCCTTTGACGGAAGCGAGGTCACGGCCGGTGCGGGAGCGACCATCGCGCGCCTGGTGAGCGAGACGCTCTCGCACTCGCTCTCAGGGCTCGAGTGCCTCGTGGGCATCCCCGGCACCGTCGGCGGCGCCGTATCGATGGATGCGGGTACTCGACACGAGTGGATCGGCGCGCGCGTGAAGGACGTCGTGACGCTGCGACCGGGCGAGGGACTCCACCGCTATGCGGGCTCGGACATCGAGTGGGGCTACCGCTACACCGACATCCCGACGAGCGAGATCATCCTCGAGGCGACGTTTGCCCTCGTGCCCGACGAGAAGGCGGCCATCGCGGAAAGGATGGAGGCCCTCGTCGCCCGAAGGAGGCTTCGCCAGCCGCTTGGCAAGCCGTCATGCGGGTCCGTGTTCAGGAACCCAGGGTCGCGCTCCGTGGGCCAGCTCATCGATTCCTGCGGCCTCAAGGGGTACTCCGTCGGTGGCGCGTGCGTGTCAGACATGCACGCGAACTTCATCGTGAACAACGGCGGCGCCCGTGCGGCGGACGTGATCGCCGTCATGAGCCGCGTGCACGACACCGTGCTCGACAAGTATGGCATCGACCTCGTCCCAGAGGTCAAGTGCCTGGGATTCGGCGCGTAG
- a CDS encoding cell division protein FtsQ/DivIB: MADGRKPTKRSAPTGASRPAAGPARPRRSRPSARVAPSPKAAGTSRPKAKLSTPPAGEVPQRKSGANRPGSDVVVRRGIVAGIVVAALLLVALVGYLVLSYTPAFTIAKVETTATKHISRASIAKLAKVPKGSTLLNLDEDKVTRNLKKNPWVGSVTYERRYPDTVRIVVRERKVSALVVMSAGDVVWYLGEGNVWIEPASIKVGESDSIDDLALAAAQKAGVMLITDVPASITPVAGSTVSSEVLNGVASYREQFGEKISSKIVSFSASSVDSIGCTLKSGVQVSLGSPTNISSKEAVLTQILEKYQGKLTYVNVRVPTRPAYRLVDSDDVEQGTGVTGADAAQTAQDKSTSNGSSSDASSSAASGDGDSDSNASGQDG; this comes from the coding sequence ATGGCCGACGGCAGGAAGCCCACGAAGCGTAGCGCCCCCACGGGGGCGTCTCGTCCTGCCGCGGGACCCGCCCGGCCGCGGCGAAGCCGGCCATCGGCCCGCGTGGCGCCGTCTCCCAAGGCGGCTGGCACTTCTCGCCCGAAGGCGAAGCTGTCCACGCCGCCTGCGGGCGAGGTCCCGCAGCGCAAGTCAGGGGCGAACCGCCCCGGGTCGGACGTCGTCGTGCGCCGCGGCATCGTCGCGGGAATCGTCGTGGCGGCGCTTCTGCTCGTGGCGCTCGTTGGCTACCTGGTGCTCTCGTATACGCCGGCGTTCACCATCGCGAAGGTCGAGACCACCGCCACGAAGCACATCAGCCGCGCGAGCATCGCGAAGCTCGCGAAGGTCCCCAAGGGCTCGACCCTTCTGAACTTGGACGAGGACAAGGTCACCCGCAACCTCAAGAAGAACCCGTGGGTGGGATCCGTCACGTACGAGCGCAGATACCCCGACACAGTAAGGATCGTCGTGAGGGAGCGCAAGGTGAGCGCGCTCGTGGTGATGAGCGCGGGAGACGTGGTCTGGTACCTTGGCGAGGGCAACGTGTGGATCGAGCCCGCCTCCATCAAGGTGGGAGAGAGCGACTCCATAGACGACCTTGCGCTCGCCGCCGCGCAGAAGGCGGGCGTCATGCTCATCACGGACGTCCCGGCGAGCATCACGCCCGTGGCGGGCTCGACCGTGAGCTCCGAGGTGCTCAACGGCGTCGCGTCGTACCGCGAGCAGTTTGGCGAGAAGATCAGCTCCAAGATAGTGTCCTTCTCGGCAAGCAGTGTGGACAGCATCGGATGCACTCTCAAGAGCGGAGTGCAGGTTTCTCTGGGATCCCCGACGAACATCTCGTCCAAGGAAGCCGTGCTTACTCAGATCCTGGAGAAGTACCAGGGCAAGCTCACGTACGTAAACGTGCGCGTCCCGACGCGCCCGGCCTACCGGCTCGTGGACTCCGATGACGTGGAGCAGGGCACCGGCGTCACGGGGGCGGACGCGGCGCAGACGGCGCAGGACAAGAGCACGTCGAACGGCTCGTCCTCAGACGCCTCCTCGTCGGCCGCGTCCGGCGACGGGGACTCGGACTCGAACGCTTCCGGTCAGGACGGATAG